From the Gasterosteus aculeatus chromosome 13, fGasAcu3.hap1.1, whole genome shotgun sequence genome, one window contains:
- the LOC120815258 gene encoding frataxin, mitochondrial: MFSFTRTRCIYWRVRRHLAAGPALRPQAARNLFKQPGCSSHVTGARPLTSRALHPACQAENKRLESRVDGVRWRKNIHLSALRLETPTPVPISELSEGAYDELAEETLDALSDYLEDLADSPFTEADYDVVFSSGVLTVKLGGDHGTYVINKQTPNRQIWLSSPSSGPKRYDLMGGRWVYAHDGMSLHQLLAKELSAIFNTDMDLSGLPHS; this comes from the exons ATGTTTTCCTTCACGAGAACGCGCTGTATTTACTGGCGCGTGAGGCGTCACCTCGCTGCGGGCCCCGCGCTGCGGCCGCAGGCCGCGAGGAACCTCTTCAAGCAG CCCGGGTGCTCGTCTCACGTGACGGGGGCTCGTCCGTTGACCTCGCGCGCGCTGCATCCCGCCTGTCAAGCCGAAAACAAA CGGTTGGAGAGCAGAGTTGATGGCGTCAGATGGAGGAAGAACATCCACCTGTCAGCGCTGAGGCTGGAGACGCCCACCCCCGTGCCGATAAG CGAGCTGTCTGAAGGCGCCTATGACGAGCTGGCCGAGGAGACGCTGGACGCCCTGAGCGATTACCTGGAGGACCTGGCGGACTCGCCTTTCACTGAAGCCGACTACGACGTTGTCTTCTCC AGCGGCGTGCTGACAGTGAAGCTGGGCGGAGACCACGGCACCTATGTCATCAACAAGCAGACGCCCAACAGACAGATCTGGCTGTCCTCTCCCTCCag CGGGCCCAAGCGCTACGACCTGATGGGGGGGCGCTGGGTGTACGCCCACGACGGCATGAGCCTCCACCAGCTGCTCGCCAAAGAGCTCTCCGCCATCTTTAACACGGACATGGACCTCTCCGGCCTGCCGCACTCCTGA
- the LOC120815257 gene encoding 3-hydroxy-3-methylglutaryl-coenzyme A reductase-like isoform X1 — translation MVPPPARLRLTPAGSSLFRSLFHRRSHPQGSLNPPSDMLTGLFRVHGHLVASHPWEVIVGTVTLTICMMSMNMFTGNDQICGWNFDCPKTEEQILSSDIIILTITRCIAIVYIYFQFQNLRQLGSKYILGIAGLFTIFSSFVFSTVVIHFLDKELTGLNEALPFFLLLIDLSKACALAKFALSSGSQDEVRDNIARGMSVLGPTFTLDALVECLVIGVGTMSGVRQLEIMCCFGCMSVLANYFVFMTFFPACVSLVLELSRESQEGHPIWQLSHFSRVLEEEEDNKPNPVTQRVKMIMSLGLVMVHAHSRWISEPLSINTTVGVPQVGMELDHLLPRRIEPEKPLWHFYLARMITMDVEQVVCLALALLLAIKYIFFEQAEMESTLSLKNPITMSAPPLTPRRPADTCCRKEACPPRALSPAPAPTNESERGASGAGAVAEGLVWKCALQLCLVPPDEVIRPLSAPAAGPQPKSFFVEGDEEREAEEEQPSVLPGPRDLDACVAIINNPELGARFLSDAEVVQLVNSKHIPAYKLEAMMEKAERGVAIRRQMIAAKLPSPSALSSLPYADYDYSKVMGTCCENVIGYIPVPVGVAGPLHLDGKQFQVPMATTEGCLVASTNRGCRAIALGGGAKCRILADSMTRGPVVRLPSACQAAEVKAWLESTDGFQEIKEAFDNTSRFARLQKLLVGLAGRNLYIRFHSKTGDAMGMNMISKGTEQALHTLQQHFPELQVMAVSGNYCTDKKPAAINWIEGRGKSAVCEATIPAKVVREVLKTSTAALVEVNISKNLVGSAMAGSIGGFNAHAANLVAAIYIACGQDPAQSVGSSNCITLMEASGPTGEDLYISCTMPSIELGTVGGGTSLPPQQACLQMLGVQGACQDCPGENARQLARVVCATVLAGELSLMAALTAGHLVKSHMTHNRSKVNLQETPGTCTKKAS, via the exons ATGGTCCCACCGCCCGCCCGTCTGCGCTTAACCCCCGCAGGCAGCTCTCTCTTCCGCTCTCTCTTCCACCGCCGCTCTCACCCACAAG GATCCCTGAACCCGCCCAGCGACATGCTGACCGGTCTGTTCCGTGTGCACGGCCACCTGGTGGCCTCCCACCCCTGGGAGGTCATCGTGGGCACCGTCACCCTCACCATCTGCATGATGTCCATGAACATGTTCACCGGCAACGACCAGATCTGTGGCTGGAACTTCGACTGCCCCAAAACCGAGGAG CAAATTCtgagcagtgacatcatcatcctGACCATCACACGCTGCATTGCCATCGTCTACATTTACTTCCAGTTCCAGAACTTGAGACAGCTGGGGTCCAAGTACATACTAG GCATCGCTGGCCTTTTCACCATATTCTCCAGTTTTGTCTTCAGCACCGTGGTTATTCACTTCCTGGATAAAGAGCTGACGGGACTCAA CGAGGCGCTGCCCTTCTTCCTGCTTCTCATCGACCTGTCCAAAGCGTGCGCCCTGGCCAAGTTCGCCCTGAGCTCCGGTTCTCAG GATGAAGTGAGGGACAACATTGCTCGGGGCATGTCGGTGCTGGGCCCCACCTTCACCCTGGACGCCCTGGTGGAGTGCTTGGTGATCGGAGTGGGAACCATGTCAG GGGTGCGGCAGTTGGAAATCATGTGCTGCTTTGGCTGCATGTCGGTCTTGGCCAACTACTTTGTCTTCATGACGTTTTTCCCGGCGTGTGTCTCACTCGTGCTGGAG TTGTCCCGTGAGAGCCAGGAGGGTCATCCCATCTGGCAGCTCAGCCACTTCTCCAgggtcctggaggaggaggaggacaacaaaCCCAACCCGGTGACCCAGAGAGTCAAGATGATCATG TCCCTGGGCCTGGTGATGGTGCACGCCCACAGCCGCTGGATCTCTGAGCCCCTGTCCATCAACACCACGGTGGGCGTCCCGCAGGTCGGCATGGAGCTGGACCACCTCCTGCCCCGGAGGATCGAGCCAGAGAAACCGCTGTGGCACTTCTACCTCGCCAG GATGATCACCATGGACGTGGAGCAGGTGGTCTGCCTCGCCCTGGCCCTGCTGCTGGCTATCAAGTACATCTTCTTCGAGCAGGCCGAGATGGAGTCCACTCTGTCGCTGAAGAACCCCATCACCATGTCCGCCCCGCCCCTGACCCCGCGGCGGCCCGCCGACACCTGCTGCAGGAAGGAGGCGTGTCCCCCCCGGGCCCTCTCCCCCGCCCCGGCGCCCACCAACGAGTCAGAGAGAGGTGCGTCGGGCGCCGGCGCCGTGGCAGAAGGGCTTGTGTGGAAGTGTGCTCTCCAGCTCTGCCTTGTCCCCCCAGATGAGGTCATCCGCCCCCTGTCCGCCCCGGCCGCGGGGCCACAGCCAAAGAGCTTCTTCGTGGAGGGGGACGAGGAGCgggaggctgaggaggagcagccgAGCGTCCTGCCGGGGCCCAGAGACCTGGACGCGTGTGTGGCCATCATCAACAACCCCGAG CTGGGGGCCCGTTTCCTGAGTGACGCTGAGGTGGTGCAGCTGGTGAACTCCAAGCACATCCCGGCGTACAAACTGGAGGCCATGATGGAGAAAGCAGAGAGGGGCGTGGCCATACGTAGACAGATGATCGCCGCCAAGCTGCCCTCCCCCTCCGCGCTGTCCAGCCTGCCGTACGCTGACTACGATTACTCCAAG GTTATGGGCACCTGCTGTGAGAATGTGATTGGCTACATTCCCGTACCAGTAGGTGTGGCTGGGCCCCTGCATCTGGATGGGAAGCAGTTCCAGGTTCCCATGGCAACCACAGAAGGCTGCTTGGTTGCCAGCACCAACCGCGGATGTCGAGCAATCGCT CTGGGAGGCGGAGCCAAGTGTCGTATCCTAGCCGACAGCATGACCCGAGGGCCCGTGGTCCGGCTGCCCTCCGCCTGCCAGGCCGCGGAGGTCaaggcgtggctggagagcaccGACGGTTTCCAGGAGATCAAAGAGGCGTTTGACAACACCAGCAG GTTTGCGCGGCTCCAGAAGCTGCTGGTCGGTCTGGCTGGGAGAAATCTCTACATCCGCTTCCACTCCAAGACTGGAGACGCCATGGGGATGAACATGATCTCTAAG GGAACCGAGCAGGCGCTGCACACGCTGCAGCAACACTTCCCTGAGCTGCAGGTGATGGCCGTCAGCGGGAACTACTGCACCGACAAGAAGCCAGCGGCCATCAACTGGATCGAGGGCCGGGGCAAGTCCGCCGTCTGCGAGGCCACCATCCCCGCCAAAGTGGTCCGAGAG GTGCTGAAGACGTCCACGGCGGCTCTGGTGGAGGTGAACATCAGCAAGAACCTGGTGGGCTCAGCCATGGCGGGCAGCATCGGCGGATTCAACGCTCACGCGGCCAACCTGGTGGCGGCCATCTACATCGCCTGTGGACAG gaTCCGGCCCAGTCGGTGGGTAGCAGCAACTGCATCACCCTGATGGAGGCATCGGGGCCCACGGGGGAGGACCTGTACATCAGCTGCACCATGCCCTCCATAGAGCTGGGCACCGTAGGAGGGGGCACCAGCCTGCCCCCCCAGCAAGCCTGCctccag atgctgGGCGTGCAGGGAGCCTGTCAGGACTGTCCGGGGGAGAACGCCCGGCAGCTGGCCCGGGTCGTGTGTGCCACCGTGCTGGCTGGGGAGCTCTCGCTCATGGCTGCTCTGACCGCCGGCCACCTGGTcaagagtcacatgacgcacAACAG ATCCAAGGTGAACCTACAGGAGACTCCAGGAACGTGCACCAAGAAGGCTTCGTGA
- the LOC120815257 gene encoding 3-hydroxy-3-methylglutaryl-coenzyme A reductase-like isoform X2, whose product MVPPPARLRLTPAGSSLFRSLFHRRSHPQGSLNPPSDMLTGLFRVHGHLVASHPWEVIVGTVTLTICMMSMNMFTGNDQICGWNFDCPKTEEQILSSDIIILTITRCIAIVYIYFQFQNLRQLGSKYILGIAGLFTIFSSFVFSTVVIHFLDKELTGLNEALPFFLLLIDLSKACALAKFALSSGSQDEVRDNIARGMSVLGPTFTLDALVECLVIGVGTMSGVRQLEIMCCFGCMSVLANYFVFMTFFPACVSLVLELSRESQEGHPIWQLSHFSRVLEEEEDNKPNPVTQRVKMIMSLGLVMVHAHSRWISEPLSINTTVGVPQVGMELDHLLPRRIEPEKPLWHFYLARMITMDVEQVVCLALALLLAIKYIFFEQAEMESTLSLKNPITMSAPPLTPRRPADTCCRKEACPPRALSPAPAPTNESERDEVIRPLSAPAAGPQPKSFFVEGDEEREAEEEQPSVLPGPRDLDACVAIINNPELGARFLSDAEVVQLVNSKHIPAYKLEAMMEKAERGVAIRRQMIAAKLPSPSALSSLPYADYDYSKVMGTCCENVIGYIPVPVGVAGPLHLDGKQFQVPMATTEGCLVASTNRGCRAIALGGGAKCRILADSMTRGPVVRLPSACQAAEVKAWLESTDGFQEIKEAFDNTSRFARLQKLLVGLAGRNLYIRFHSKTGDAMGMNMISKGTEQALHTLQQHFPELQVMAVSGNYCTDKKPAAINWIEGRGKSAVCEATIPAKVVREVLKTSTAALVEVNISKNLVGSAMAGSIGGFNAHAANLVAAIYIACGQDPAQSVGSSNCITLMEASGPTGEDLYISCTMPSIELGTVGGGTSLPPQQACLQMLGVQGACQDCPGENARQLARVVCATVLAGELSLMAALTAGHLVKSHMTHNRSKVNLQETPGTCTKKAS is encoded by the exons ATGGTCCCACCGCCCGCCCGTCTGCGCTTAACCCCCGCAGGCAGCTCTCTCTTCCGCTCTCTCTTCCACCGCCGCTCTCACCCACAAG GATCCCTGAACCCGCCCAGCGACATGCTGACCGGTCTGTTCCGTGTGCACGGCCACCTGGTGGCCTCCCACCCCTGGGAGGTCATCGTGGGCACCGTCACCCTCACCATCTGCATGATGTCCATGAACATGTTCACCGGCAACGACCAGATCTGTGGCTGGAACTTCGACTGCCCCAAAACCGAGGAG CAAATTCtgagcagtgacatcatcatcctGACCATCACACGCTGCATTGCCATCGTCTACATTTACTTCCAGTTCCAGAACTTGAGACAGCTGGGGTCCAAGTACATACTAG GCATCGCTGGCCTTTTCACCATATTCTCCAGTTTTGTCTTCAGCACCGTGGTTATTCACTTCCTGGATAAAGAGCTGACGGGACTCAA CGAGGCGCTGCCCTTCTTCCTGCTTCTCATCGACCTGTCCAAAGCGTGCGCCCTGGCCAAGTTCGCCCTGAGCTCCGGTTCTCAG GATGAAGTGAGGGACAACATTGCTCGGGGCATGTCGGTGCTGGGCCCCACCTTCACCCTGGACGCCCTGGTGGAGTGCTTGGTGATCGGAGTGGGAACCATGTCAG GGGTGCGGCAGTTGGAAATCATGTGCTGCTTTGGCTGCATGTCGGTCTTGGCCAACTACTTTGTCTTCATGACGTTTTTCCCGGCGTGTGTCTCACTCGTGCTGGAG TTGTCCCGTGAGAGCCAGGAGGGTCATCCCATCTGGCAGCTCAGCCACTTCTCCAgggtcctggaggaggaggaggacaacaaaCCCAACCCGGTGACCCAGAGAGTCAAGATGATCATG TCCCTGGGCCTGGTGATGGTGCACGCCCACAGCCGCTGGATCTCTGAGCCCCTGTCCATCAACACCACGGTGGGCGTCCCGCAGGTCGGCATGGAGCTGGACCACCTCCTGCCCCGGAGGATCGAGCCAGAGAAACCGCTGTGGCACTTCTACCTCGCCAG GATGATCACCATGGACGTGGAGCAGGTGGTCTGCCTCGCCCTGGCCCTGCTGCTGGCTATCAAGTACATCTTCTTCGAGCAGGCCGAGATGGAGTCCACTCTGTCGCTGAAGAACCCCATCACCATGTCCGCCCCGCCCCTGACCCCGCGGCGGCCCGCCGACACCTGCTGCAGGAAGGAGGCGTGTCCCCCCCGGGCCCTCTCCCCCGCCCCGGCGCCCACCAACGAGTCAGAGAGAG ATGAGGTCATCCGCCCCCTGTCCGCCCCGGCCGCGGGGCCACAGCCAAAGAGCTTCTTCGTGGAGGGGGACGAGGAGCgggaggctgaggaggagcagccgAGCGTCCTGCCGGGGCCCAGAGACCTGGACGCGTGTGTGGCCATCATCAACAACCCCGAG CTGGGGGCCCGTTTCCTGAGTGACGCTGAGGTGGTGCAGCTGGTGAACTCCAAGCACATCCCGGCGTACAAACTGGAGGCCATGATGGAGAAAGCAGAGAGGGGCGTGGCCATACGTAGACAGATGATCGCCGCCAAGCTGCCCTCCCCCTCCGCGCTGTCCAGCCTGCCGTACGCTGACTACGATTACTCCAAG GTTATGGGCACCTGCTGTGAGAATGTGATTGGCTACATTCCCGTACCAGTAGGTGTGGCTGGGCCCCTGCATCTGGATGGGAAGCAGTTCCAGGTTCCCATGGCAACCACAGAAGGCTGCTTGGTTGCCAGCACCAACCGCGGATGTCGAGCAATCGCT CTGGGAGGCGGAGCCAAGTGTCGTATCCTAGCCGACAGCATGACCCGAGGGCCCGTGGTCCGGCTGCCCTCCGCCTGCCAGGCCGCGGAGGTCaaggcgtggctggagagcaccGACGGTTTCCAGGAGATCAAAGAGGCGTTTGACAACACCAGCAG GTTTGCGCGGCTCCAGAAGCTGCTGGTCGGTCTGGCTGGGAGAAATCTCTACATCCGCTTCCACTCCAAGACTGGAGACGCCATGGGGATGAACATGATCTCTAAG GGAACCGAGCAGGCGCTGCACACGCTGCAGCAACACTTCCCTGAGCTGCAGGTGATGGCCGTCAGCGGGAACTACTGCACCGACAAGAAGCCAGCGGCCATCAACTGGATCGAGGGCCGGGGCAAGTCCGCCGTCTGCGAGGCCACCATCCCCGCCAAAGTGGTCCGAGAG GTGCTGAAGACGTCCACGGCGGCTCTGGTGGAGGTGAACATCAGCAAGAACCTGGTGGGCTCAGCCATGGCGGGCAGCATCGGCGGATTCAACGCTCACGCGGCCAACCTGGTGGCGGCCATCTACATCGCCTGTGGACAG gaTCCGGCCCAGTCGGTGGGTAGCAGCAACTGCATCACCCTGATGGAGGCATCGGGGCCCACGGGGGAGGACCTGTACATCAGCTGCACCATGCCCTCCATAGAGCTGGGCACCGTAGGAGGGGGCACCAGCCTGCCCCCCCAGCAAGCCTGCctccag atgctgGGCGTGCAGGGAGCCTGTCAGGACTGTCCGGGGGAGAACGCCCGGCAGCTGGCCCGGGTCGTGTGTGCCACCGTGCTGGCTGGGGAGCTCTCGCTCATGGCTGCTCTGACCGCCGGCCACCTGGTcaagagtcacatgacgcacAACAG ATCCAAGGTGAACCTACAGGAGACTCCAGGAACGTGCACCAAGAAGGCTTCGTGA